The Malus domestica chromosome 13, GDT2T_hap1 genome includes a window with the following:
- the LOC103453657 gene encoding inosine triphosphate pyrophosphatase: protein MAAVGARGSGLVLPKPVTFVTGNAKKLEEVRAILGTSIPFNSLKLDLPELQGEPEDISKEKARLAAIQVNGPVLVEDTCLCFNALKGLPGPYIKWFLQKLGHEGLNNLLMAYEDKSAYALCSFSFTTGPSVEPITFLGKTPGRIVPARGPTDFGWDPVFQPDGYEQTYAEMPKEEKNKISHRFRALALVKSHFAEAGYTFETNSV from the exons ATGGCGGCGGTGGGAGCAAGAGGAAGTGGGTTGGTCCTGCCAAAGCCGGTGACTTTTGTGACTGGCAACGCTAAGAAGCTCGAAGAAGTTCGTGCCATCTTGGGCACCTCCATTCCCTTCAACTCTCTCAAGCTTGACT TGCCGGAATTGCAAGGCGAACCAGAGGACATATCCAAGGAAAAGGCTCGGTTGGCAGCCATTCAG GTAAATGGTCCTGTGCTTGTGGAAGATACTTGCCTCTGCTTCAATGCCCTCAAGGGTCTACCTG GGCCTTACAT TAAGTGGTTCCTGCAGAAGCTTGGACATGAAG GTCTCAACAATTTGTTGATGGCATATGAGGATAAATCAGCTTATGCATTGTGTTCCTTCTCCTTTACCACTGGGCCCAGTGTTGAGCCTATCACATTTCTGGGTAAAACTCCG GGGAGAATAGTTCCGGCAAGGGGACCAACTGATTTCGGATGGGATCCAGTCTTCCAACCTGATGGTTACGAGCAGAC TTATGCCGAGATGCCGAAGGAAGAAAAGAACAAGATTTCTCATCGCTTTAGAGCTCTTGCACTGGTGAAGTCTCACTTTGCTGAAGCTGGGTACACCTTTGAGACGAACTCTGTGTAA
- the LOC103424171 gene encoding probable pectate lyase 8: MAVFESKKKWVGAFVTVLLVCCFAAAMVFEISRNSNGGTEELQSSSNLSMAARVAEDDEGFNKHAVEDPEEIASMVDMSIRNSTERRKLGYFSCGTGNPIDDCWRCDPNWHKNRKRLADCGIGFGRNAIGGRDGRFYVVTDPNDDDPVNPRPGTLRHAVIQTKPLWIVFKRDMVIRLKQELIMNSFKTIDGRGVNVHIANGGCITIQFVTNIIIHGLHIHDCKPTGNALVRSSPTHFGWRTMADGDAVSIFGSSHIWVDHNSLSNCADGLVDAVMGSTAITISNNHMTHHNEVMLLGHSDSYTRDKQMQVTIAYNHFGEGLIQRMPRCRHGYFHVVNNDYTHWEMYAIGGSAEPTINSQGNRYAAPTNPFAKEVTKRVETAATKWKNWNWRSEGDLLLNGAYFTPSGAGASASYARASSLGAKSSAMVGAITSGSGALPCRRGHPC, translated from the exons ATGGCGGTGTTTGAGAGTAAGAAGAAATGGGTCGGTGCGTTCGTGACGGTGCTTCTCGTGTGTTGCTTCGCAGCTGCTATGGTCTTCGAGATCTCTCGCAACAg CAATGGAGGAACAGAGGAGTTGCAGAGCTCGAGCAACTTGTCAATGGCGGCCAG AGTGGCTGAGGATGATGAAGGATTCAATAAGCATGCAGTTGAAGACCCAGAAGAGATTGCTTCTATGGTTGACAT GAGTATCCGCAACAGCACGGAGAGGAGGAAGCTGGGCTACTTCTCGTGTGGAACTGGCAATCCAATCGATGACTGCTGGCGCTGTGATCCCAACTGGCACAAAAACCGCAAGCGTCTTGCAGACTGTGGCATTGGttttgggagaaatgccattgGTGGCCGCGATGGACGCTTCTATGTTGTCACCGACCCTAATGATGATGATCCTGTTAACCCCAGGCCTGGTACTCTTCGCCATGCTGTCATCCAGACCAAGCCTCTCTGGATTGTGTTCAAGCGAGACATGGTGATACGGTTGAAGCAGGAGCTCATCATGAACAGCTTCAAGACCATTGATGGTCGCGGAGTCAATGTTCACATTGCTAATGGAGGATGCATCACAATCCAATTTGTTACAAATATTATCATCCACGGCCTGCACATCCATGACTGCAAGCCCACTGGCAATGCTTTGGTGAGGAGCTCGCCTACTCACTTTGGGTGGCGGACAATGGCTGATGGAGATGCTGTCTCCATCTTCGGGTCAAGCCATATTTGGGTTGATCACAATTCCCTCTCCAACTGCGCTGATGGTCTCGTTGATGCTGTCATGGGCTCAACTGCAATTACCATTTCCAACAACCACATGACCCACCACAATGAG GTGATGCTGCTGGGCCACAGTGATAGCTATACCAGAGACAAGCAAATGCAAGTCACCATTGCTTACAACCACTTTGGAGAGGGACTTATCCAAAGAATGCCAAG GTGCAGGCACGGGTATTTCCATGTCGTGAACAATGACTACACTCACTGGGAAATGTATGCCATTGGTGGGAGTGCAGAACCCACTATCAACAGCCAAGGCAACAGATATGCTGCTCCAACCAACCCCTTTGCAAAGGAG GTTACCAAGAGGGTTGAGACGGCTGCCACTAAATGGAAGAACTGGAACTGGAGATCAGAAGGAGACCTGCTGCTCAATGGTGCCTACTTCACTCCATCTGGAGCTGGAGCTTCAGCAAGCTACGCCAGGGCCTCAAGCTTGGGAGCCAAGTCATCTGCCATGGTTGGAGCCATAACTTCAGGTTCCGGTGCACTTCCCTGCCGCAGAGGCCACCCCTGCTAG